A window of Cryptomeria japonica chromosome 3, Sugi_1.0, whole genome shotgun sequence contains these coding sequences:
- the LOC131027854 gene encoding aspartic proteinase nepenthesin-1-like — MAMVLSPAATWLTRHCQLGAARLKALHLDAGMTTKEKDSLTVVALWDWEEVVSPLSHSWVPKQRTCSLTVFCPSPTLLHKPAPSFSARSDGSGGMTIDSGTTVTILDQAAYSPLKEAIQSAVDLTPVDGSSTGLDLCYHTSSAHLTLPTLVFNFKGGVDYELPADNIFIQASENLLCLAMLGEPSGNPSVFGNIQQQNFHILYNNAQNTLSFKPTKCVSL, encoded by the exons ATGGCGATGGTTCTTTCACCAGCGGCGACCTGGCTTACGAGACATTGTCAATTGGGAGCAGCAAGGTTAAAGGCATTGcatttggatgcgggcatgacaacGAAGGAGAAGGATTCTCTCACGGTGGTGGCCTTGTGGGACTGGGAAGAGGTGGTCTCTCCCTTATCTCACAGCTGGGTTCCAAAGCAGAGAACATGTTCTCTTACTGTCTTTTGCCCATCACCGACTCTTCTTCACAAACCAGCCCCCTCTTTTTCGGCGAGG TCGGACGGCAGCGGAGGTATGACCATCGACTCCGGAACAACTGTTACCATTTTGGACCAGGCTGCCTACTCTCCTCTTAAGGAAGCAATTCAGTCCGCCGTTGATCTCACTCCTGTAGACGGGTCTTCTACAGGTTTGGATCTTTGTTACCACACATCATCCGCTCACCTCACCTTGCCAACCCTCGTCTTCAACTTTAAAGGCGGCGTGGATTACGAGCTTCCGGCAGACAACATATTCATTCAGGCATCTGAAAATCTCTTGTGCCTGGCAATGTTGGGTGAACCATCGGGGAATCCTTCCGTCTTCGGAAACATACAGCAGCAAAACTTCCATATCCTTTACAACAATGCTCAGAACACGCTCTCTTTCAAGCCCACTAAGTGTGTTTCTCTTTaa